AGTCCAAGTATCCTACTGGCCAGACGACCAAAGAAGAACCCTTGCAAACAAGGGAATCCAACTCTTATAAAATAAAAAAAAAGTGAGAAAATTACCAGCTCCAATAGTTAAATAAAAATAACTTATTGGCAGTTAAAAATTTTTCTCGCTTTTTCTTTGAAAATTTTTATAAGTTTAATTTTTTTAATTATCTCTGAGGTATTCCTTGATTTCTGCTATGAAAATATCCCCATATTGGATGAGTTTTTTCTCTCCGACTCCCTTGATTCTCAGGAATTCTTCCTCGTTTTTTGGCTTATTTATAGCCATGTCCTTTAGGGATTGATCAGAAAAAATTATAAAAGGTGGGATTTTTCTTAGTTTTGAAAGATCAAGCCTAACTTTCTTAAGCCTATCAAACAGAGCTTGGTCGGCTTGGCTGGCTAAATCTTGCTCTTTATGTTTGACGGATTTTTTAACTTCGGTCTTTCTTGCATAAAACCTTACCTTGGAAAATAAAATATCCTTGGATTTTTCAGTAAGGGCAAGGACTGGATAATCAAGACCAACGACCTTAATATAGCCATCTGCAATCAAAACCCCAATCAAATCTTTTATCTCTTCGGCGGATTTATCTTTCATGATGCCATAGGTAGATATATTTTCAAGATCCTTTTCTCTGGCATTTTTATTTTTTGACCCCTTTAGGCAATCAACAACTGTACTTATCCCGTACTTTTGGTCGAGCCTAAAGATACATGATAGGATTTTTTGAGCATCGATAGTCTTATCTTCTTTTTTTATATCATCCAAACAATTGGAACAAAAATCGCAATCGCCCTCGTAGTCTTGGCCAAAATATTCAAGGATAAAGGCCCTAAGGCACTTATTTGTATTGACGTAATTTATAATTGTCTGAAGCTTTTCAAGTTGGATTTTCCTGTAGGCAAGGTTACTGCTTTGGTTTATCAGGTGCTTATTTATAATAATATCCTGGGCAGAATAAAGAAGGATACAATCGGCATCTTCTCCGTCCCTACCAGCACGGCCTGCCTCTTGGTAGTAGGATTCCATATCCTTTGGCATATTGTAATGGATAACAAAACCCACATTTGACTTATCAATCCCCATGCCAAAGGCATTTGTAGCTACAACTAGGTCTTTTTTATCAAAAATAAAATCTTCCTGGGCCTTTTTCCTCTCAGCCTCACTAAGGCCTGCGTGGTATTTGGTCACACTTAGGCCTGCGGCTGCCAAATATCTTTGGAGTTTGTCAACCCTGTTTCTAGTTGATGCATAAATAATTCCAGATTTTCCCTGGCGGTCTTCCAGATAGGCTTTTAGAAATCTAAGCTTATCCTTTGGTTTTCTTACTATAAATTTTAAGTTTGGCCTGTCAAAACCAGTCACTTTCACAAAAGGATCTTTAAGGGCCAGATTATTTATGATATCTTCCCTAACTTCTTTGGTGGCTGTGGCTGTAAAGGCTGCTATTTGAACATGAGGTCCAATAATATTATAAAGGTCAGCAATTAATTTATAAGAAGGCCTAAAATCGTGGCCCCATTGGGAAATACAATGGGCCTCATCAACTGCCACAAAAGATAGGTTAATATCCCTCAAAAAGTCCCTAAAAAACTCATTATCTAGCCTTTCTGGAGAAATATAAAGGAGTTTGATTTTTCCCATTCTAACATCATTTAGAGTATCGATATAAGTTTCAAAATCAAGGCTTGAATTAATAAAACTTGCCTCAATTCCATCTTCCCTTAGGGCATCAACCTGGTCTTTCATGAGGCTGATTAAGGGCGAGATTACAAGGGTAAGCCCATCTTTCATAAGGGCTGGAAGCTGATAACAAATCGACTTGCCCCCTCCTGTTGGCAAAACTCCCAATACATCTCTTCCCTCTAGGATTTTTTCTATAATTTCCCTTTGCCCCTTCCTAAAAGAGTCAAAACCGAAATATTTTTTTAAATTACTCGTGATTTTTTCTGTCATATTTTTCCTAAAAAAAATAATTAAGCCCTAGGACCTAATTATTTTCTTCTTCCTCTTCTGAAGATTCGTCTGATTCTTCATCTATATTTTCTGAATCCTCTTCATCTTTTGCTTTTTCTTTTTCTTTGCGCTTTTTATTTTCTTTTTCGGTCTTTTTTACATTTCTCTCTAGGGCGTTTTCTTCATCATCCTTGACTTTAGAATCATTTGTGAGGTATTCCTGATTTTCAACCTTGGCTCCCTCACCCTTATTAAAGACAATGTCACCAATTTTTGTCCTAAGATCAATGTTATTTTTGGCCTTATTGTCTGAAAGGTAACCATCTGTGATATTCCTGTAAGAAATATTTCCTAGGACAAAATTACCAACTTCAAGATAGGCGTTTATATTGTAATTATCAATAGTATCCTTGGCATCAATCAAAATATCACCTGTAGATGTGGTAAAATCAAGTCTATTGCCTAGCTTTGATTCCTTGATAATAATATCACCTGCGACTGTTGATAGCTTAGTATTTGACAATTCGCTTTTGTTTAGATTTATAGATCCTGATTCATTTCTGATAGAACCTTGGAAAAATCCATTATTAAGACTGATATTGCCGCTTTTAATCCTTAGGTCAAAGTTTTTCACCTCAAGGTCATCAATTTTGACATCGCCAGCACCTATGGTGCCCTTGATTTCTTCTATACCTCCCTCAGATGGAAGGAAAATCCTAACTATCGGAATTTTATCCTTCATGTAAAGTTCCTTGCCCTCAACCTTGTTTTTAAGCTTAAGGACTCCTTCCTCAAAGCTCACATCAAGCCTGTAGGCATTATCTTCGCCCCTAAAAAGCTCGGTGTATTCTATATATGGGTTGGTATTAGACCTTTGAATTCTAACATCTGATGAACCAAGGTCAAAGTCAATTGACTTTATCTTATTTAAGTCAACCCTCATAATACGGGACTGGTTGTAAGAGTTTTCATCAATTTGACTAGTTGTAGCTGCATTTTGGATTGAAGCATTTTTCTTTGAAGAAATCATAAAAATCACAAGGATAATTAAGACGAGTCCTACTAAGCCAAAAATCAAATTCCTCTTATTTACTCCATCAAGCCACTTAAAAGGATTTGGCTTTTCGCTTTCCTTATTAGACTTTTCCATATTTTCTATCTTGTCTTCGATTAATTCTTCATCTATTTTTATTTTTTTATCGTCCACTCTTACCACCGCCTAGTTTCTCTAAAATTATAAGTCCTGATGTCAAGGCAAATAGCCATCCTATATATAAAATAGTTTGGTCTTTCTTTATGAAAACACTAAAAACTTTTTCTAAAAGTTTAGAAGATACATCTCCTTGTATTAAATATTGTATCACAAAAAGCAAAGTAAATACATTAAGACTTGCAATTATTAGGTAAAAAATATTTCTACTTATTAAAAGATCATTGGCCCTGATGTAAAAACTAAGTCCAAAAAGAAATACAGAAATTACCCCAAAGAGGATTGTCATGTAGGATTCTTTTACAAGAAATACTGACAAAACACAAAATATTAAGATTATAAGAGCCTTTAGCTCCTTAAAAATATCTATTACAATCAATATTCAACCTCCCATAGGTAAAGCCCAACTGGACTTAAGGCTGGATTTGCCCTCACATTTGACTCTGGGTCAAAATAAGCCTTGAAATCTTCTAGAGAAATTTTCCCTCTGGCAAGTTCAATCAAGCTTCCCGTCATAATCCTCACCTGATTATGGAGAAAGGATTCTGCCTTAAAGAAAATCTCTAGCGTATTCTCTTCTCTTTTGAAATAACAATCGTCTATCCTTCTATTTGTGTTTATCTCAAGTTCCTTATCTTCCTTCATAAAAAGCCTAAAATCATGGTCACCCTTAAGGACCTGAAGCCCCTGGTTTAGCTTATCATAATCAAGCTTGTAGGTTATATTTTCCATATAGGTCCTATAAATAGGATGTGGATTTTTTTCCTGGTTGATTACATACTTATAAGTTTTTGACTTACAAGAAAACCTGGCATGAAAACCAAGGCCTACTTCTTCTGAAGATAAGGCCAAAATATCATCTGGAAGATATGGCTGGATATGGTAGGCAAAACCTTTTGGATTTACATGAGAAGCTGTGAGAAAATTTACATAAAAACTTCTCGCATGGACTCCCGCATCTGTCCTTCCGCAAGCTATAATCCTATTATCTTCGCCTGTCACCTCTTGGATAGCTTTCTTTAGCTCTTCTTCTACTGTTCTTTGGTCTATCTGGTATTGGTAACCCTTAAAGTCCCTACCGTCAAAACACAAATTTACCAATACATTTTTAATCATAGGAAGTATAAAACAATTATAATGGCACAAAAGATTGTAAAACCAATAATAGAAATCCAATCAGTCCTGTGCATGTAAATCTCGTTGAGTTTTGTTCTTTCTTCACCAATCCTGTAAAGTCTCGCTTCCATAGCAGTTGCAAGATCTCCAGACCTTTTTAAGGCATTTATAAAAAGTGGTACCAAAAGTGGGATCATAGACATTGCCCTATCAAAGATATTTCCAGATTCAAAGTCCGCTCCCCTTGCCATTTGGGCCATCTTAATCTTGTTTGCCTCATCAAAAAGGGTTGGTATAAATCTTAGGGAAATTGAAATCATCATTGCAAGTTCCCCTGCTGGAAAACCAAATCTTTTCATTGGTGAGAAAAGTTTTTCAAGACCATATGTTAATTCCATTGGGCTTGTGGTGTAGGTTAGAACTGATGTTGAAAGGATAATTAAAACCAGCCTTAGGATTGTGAAAGCAGTCCTAAATACACCTTCTTCAGTTATGGAAAATTTCCAAATTGTGAAAATTTCCTTACCTGGTGTTGTGACTAAGTTAATTACACCTGTCAAGACAATAATAAATATCAAGGGTTTTAAAGACTTTACAATAGCCTTAAAAGGAATCTTGGCTATGGCCAATAGGGCAATCAAGAGGACTATAAAAGGTATATAAGTGATAAAATCTTTTACAAAAAATATTGTAATTATATATAAAAATACCCCTATGATTTTAACTCTTGGGTCTAGCCTATGGACAAAACTATCAAAAGGAAGGTATTGACCTATGGATATATTAGTCATTTTTGCCTCCTAAATGTTTGTATAATTCATTAATAGCAACGTCCACTGTGTAGATTTTTTCATCCACATCTGGATTTTTCTTTTTGTAGGCTCTCATAAATTTAGTTATCTGTGGCACATCAAGGCCAATAGTATCAAGGTCTACTGATGTGAAAGTATCAAAGGTAGACTTATCTGAATAAACCTTGCCGCCATTCATAACTATGACCCTGTCCACATATTCTGCCACGTCTTCCATAGAGTGGCTAACAAGGACAATACTTAGCTCATCATCAGCTTCGTAGATTTTCATAAGTTCCTTAAAAATTTCCTGGCGCCCTATTGGGTCAAGGCCTGCTGTTAGTTCATCAAGGACTAAAACTTTTGGATTCATAGATAAAATCCCCGCTACAGCCACCCTTCTTTGCTGGCCACCAGAAATTTCAAATGGTGAAACATCCTTATAGGTTTCATAATCAAGGCCAACTTTTTCCATGGCCGACTTTACTCTTGCGTGAATTTCATCTTCCTTTAAGCCCATATTTTTTGGACCAAAGGCAATGTCCTTGGCAATGGTTTCTTCAAATAATTGGTTTTCTGGATATTGGAAAACAAGACCAACCTTAAATCTGGCTGCCTTTCTCTTAGATTTTTCCTTAGAATTTATACCGTCAATTATAACATCACCATTTGTTGGAATCAAAAGACCATTTAAAAGCTGAACTAGTGTTGATTTACCAGATCCCGTTTGACCTATAAGACCAATTATCTCCCTGCTATTTATTTCTAAATTTATATCTTTTAGGGCATAAACCTCGTTGGGTAGGCCCTGGTTGTAGATATAGTCAACGTTTTTTATCTCTATTTTCATAAGCTTTCTAAAAACTCCTCGACAGTCAAAGGAAGCCTGTCAAATTTTATTCCCTTTTGGCTTAGGCCGTAGGCTACTTCTGTAACTTGAGGAACTGTAAGGCCTAGTTCTTTCATTTTCTTAACTTGGGAAAAAACTTCCCTACTATTACCTTCGAGAGCCTTCTTGCCTCTGTCTAAAACTACAATTTTATCAGCAAGAACAGCCTCTTCCATGTAGTGGGTGATGTAGATTATGGTTTTGCCATAGTCCTTGTTTAAGCTTTTAATTAGCTCAATAACATCCTTCCTACCTTGTGGATCTAGCATGGCTGTCGGCTCGTCAAAAATTATATAGTCTGATAGCATGGCAATTACACCTGCTATTGACACTCTTTGTTTTTGTCCACCTGATAGGTTTGATGGGTTTCTGTGCTTAAAGTTAGACATGCCTACCTGTTCGATTGCCCTATCAACTCTTTGTCTTAACTCAGGGTGTTCTACCCTTAGGTTTTCAGGACCAAAGGCTACTTCTTCTTCAACTGTAGTTGCAACCATCTGGTTGTCAGGGTTTTGGAAAACCATGGAACATTTCTTCCTAATATCCCATTCACTTCCTTCAGTAGAAGAAGAAATATCATCTACAAGAATTTCCCCACTTGTAGGTTTGATTTGGGCATTTAAAAGCTTACCCAAAGTCGATTTTCCGGAACCATTGTGGCCTAAAACTGCCACAAAGTCCCCCTTATTTATATCTATTGATAGATTATCAAGGGCAGTCTTGCCCTGGCTACCCTCGTCTATACCAGGATAGGTATAAGTTACATTTTTTATTTTTATCATTTTTTATCCTAATAGCTCATTGCTGGGCTGTAATTTGTGCTTGATTCATAAACTACTACTGGAGTTCCGTGAGGAGCAAGTTCAAATAATCTTCCTGCCATAGCTGGTGGCATATTTAAACATCCGTGGCTACCGTTTGAGAA
This genomic window from Anaerococcus murdochii contains:
- a CDS encoding energy-coupling factor transporter ATPase, encoding MKIEIKNVDYIYNQGLPNEVYALKDINLEINSREIIGLIGQTGSGKSTLVQLLNGLLIPTNGDVIIDGINSKEKSKRKAARFKVGLVFQYPENQLFEETIAKDIAFGPKNMGLKEDEIHARVKSAMEKVGLDYETYKDVSPFEISGGQQRRVAVAGILSMNPKVLVLDELTAGLDPIGRQEIFKELMKIYEADDELSIVLVSHSMEDVAEYVDRVIVMNGGKVYSDKSTFDTFTSVDLDTIGLDVPQITKFMRAYKKKNPDVDEKIYTVDVAINELYKHLGGKND
- a CDS encoding DUF4097 family beta strand repeat-containing protein is translated as MDDKKIKIDEELIEDKIENMEKSNKESEKPNPFKWLDGVNKRNLIFGLVGLVLIILVIFMISSKKNASIQNAATTSQIDENSYNQSRIMRVDLNKIKSIDFDLGSSDVRIQRSNTNPYIEYTELFRGEDNAYRLDVSFEEGVLKLKNKVEGKELYMKDKIPIVRIFLPSEGGIEEIKGTIGAGDVKIDDLEVKNFDLRIKSGNISLNNGFFQGSIRNESGSINLNKSELSNTKLSTVAGDIIIKESKLGNRLDFTTSTGDILIDAKDTIDNYNINAYLEVGNFVLGNISYRNITDGYLSDNKAKNNIDLRTKIGDIVFNKGEGAKVENQEYLTNDSKVKDDEENALERNVKKTEKENKKRKEKEKAKDEEDSENIDEESDESSEEEEENN
- the recQ gene encoding DNA helicase RecQ, encoding MTEKITSNLKKYFGFDSFRKGQREIIEKILEGRDVLGVLPTGGGKSICYQLPALMKDGLTLVISPLISLMKDQVDALREDGIEASFINSSLDFETYIDTLNDVRMGKIKLLYISPERLDNEFFRDFLRDINLSFVAVDEAHCISQWGHDFRPSYKLIADLYNIIGPHVQIAAFTATATKEVREDIINNLALKDPFVKVTGFDRPNLKFIVRKPKDKLRFLKAYLEDRQGKSGIIYASTRNRVDKLQRYLAAAGLSVTKYHAGLSEAERKKAQEDFIFDKKDLVVATNAFGMGIDKSNVGFVIHYNMPKDMESYYQEAGRAGRDGEDADCILLYSAQDIIINKHLINQSSNLAYRKIQLEKLQTIINYVNTNKCLRAFILEYFGQDYEGDCDFCSNCLDDIKKEDKTIDAQKILSCIFRLDQKYGISTVVDCLKGSKNKNAREKDLENISTYGIMKDKSAEEIKDLIGVLIADGYIKVVGLDYPVLALTEKSKDILFSKVRFYARKTEVKKSVKHKEQDLASQADQALFDRLKKVRLDLSKLRKIPPFIIFSDQSLKDMAINKPKNEEEFLRIKGVGEKKLIQYGDIFIAEIKEYLRDN
- a CDS encoding energy-coupling factor transporter ATPase produces the protein MIKIKNVTYTYPGIDEGSQGKTALDNLSIDINKGDFVAVLGHNGSGKSTLGKLLNAQIKPTSGEILVDDISSSTEGSEWDIRKKCSMVFQNPDNQMVATTVEEEVAFGPENLRVEHPELRQRVDRAIEQVGMSNFKHRNPSNLSGGQKQRVSIAGVIAMLSDYIIFDEPTAMLDPQGRKDVIELIKSLNKDYGKTIIYITHYMEEAVLADKIVVLDRGKKALEGNSREVFSQVKKMKELGLTVPQVTEVAYGLSQKGIKFDRLPLTVEEFLESL
- a CDS encoding energy-coupling factor transporter transmembrane component T family protein; this translates as MTNISIGQYLPFDSFVHRLDPRVKIIGVFLYIITIFFVKDFITYIPFIVLLIALLAIAKIPFKAIVKSLKPLIFIIVLTGVINLVTTPGKEIFTIWKFSITEEGVFRTAFTILRLVLIILSTSVLTYTTSPMELTYGLEKLFSPMKRFGFPAGELAMMISISLRFIPTLFDEANKIKMAQMARGADFESGNIFDRAMSMIPLLVPLFINALKRSGDLATAMEARLYRIGEERTKLNEIYMHRTDWISIIGFTIFCAIIIVLYFL
- the truA gene encoding tRNA pseudouridine(38-40) synthase TruA yields the protein MIKNVLVNLCFDGRDFKGYQYQIDQRTVEEELKKAIQEVTGEDNRIIACGRTDAGVHARSFYVNFLTASHVNPKGFAYHIQPYLPDDILALSSEEVGLGFHARFSCKSKTYKYVINQEKNPHPIYRTYMENITYKLDYDKLNQGLQVLKGDHDFRLFMKEDKELEINTNRRIDDCYFKREENTLEIFFKAESFLHNQVRIMTGSLIELARGKISLEDFKAYFDPESNVRANPALSPVGLYLWEVEY